The Streptomyces albofaciens JCM 4342 genome has a segment encoding these proteins:
- a CDS encoding NAD(P)-dependent alcohol dehydrogenase codes for MNRTSVPAYAAPAPKAPLERTTIERRELGAHDILIDIKFAGICHSDIHTVRAEWGDGGNFPIVPGHEIAGVVSEVGPEVTRYAVGDRVGVGCFVDSCRECENCRTGLQQYCTGELGQVGTYNAVGRDGRATQGGYSTHLVIDENYALRIPDSLPLDAAAPLLCAGITLYSPLAHWKAGPGKKVAIVGLGGLGHMGVKIAHAMGAEVTVLSQSLRKKDDGLRLGADHYHATSDPATFEELASSFDLIVNTVSAQLDLNAYLGLLRTDGTLVQLGAPEHPLPVAPFALIGNRRSLAGSLIGGLQETQEMLDFCGTHGLTSEIEVISADRINEAYERVLASDVRYRFVIDTATI; via the coding sequence ATGAACCGCACCTCTGTACCCGCATACGCGGCACCCGCCCCGAAGGCTCCGCTGGAGCGCACCACCATCGAGCGCCGGGAGCTGGGCGCGCACGACATCCTCATCGACATCAAGTTCGCGGGCATCTGCCACTCCGACATCCACACCGTGCGGGCGGAGTGGGGCGACGGCGGGAACTTCCCCATCGTCCCCGGCCACGAGATCGCGGGCGTGGTCAGCGAGGTCGGCCCCGAGGTGACCCGGTACGCGGTCGGCGACCGGGTCGGCGTCGGCTGCTTCGTCGACTCCTGCCGCGAGTGCGAGAACTGCCGGACCGGCCTCCAGCAGTACTGCACCGGCGAGCTGGGCCAGGTCGGCACGTACAACGCCGTCGGCCGGGACGGCCGGGCCACCCAGGGCGGCTACTCCACCCACCTCGTCATCGACGAGAACTACGCGCTGCGCATCCCGGACAGCCTGCCGCTGGACGCCGCCGCGCCGCTGCTGTGCGCCGGCATCACCCTCTACTCGCCGCTGGCGCACTGGAAGGCCGGCCCCGGCAAGAAGGTCGCCATCGTGGGCCTGGGCGGCCTCGGCCACATGGGCGTCAAGATCGCGCACGCGATGGGCGCGGAGGTCACCGTACTGAGCCAGTCGCTGCGCAAGAAGGACGACGGCCTGCGGCTCGGCGCCGACCACTACCACGCCACGTCCGACCCGGCGACCTTCGAGGAGCTGGCGAGCAGCTTCGACCTGATCGTCAACACCGTCTCCGCGCAGCTCGACCTGAACGCCTACCTGGGCCTGCTGCGCACCGACGGCACCCTCGTCCAGCTCGGCGCGCCGGAGCACCCGCTGCCGGTCGCCCCGTTCGCCCTGATCGGCAACCGCCGCTCGCTGGCCGGTTCGCTGATCGGCGGCCTCCAGGAGACCCAGGAGATGCTGGACTTCTGCGGTACGCACGGGCTGACCTCGGAGATCGAGGTGATCTCCGCCGACCGGATCAACGAGGCGTACGAGCGGGTGCTCGCCAGCGACGTCCGCTACCGCTTCGTGATCGACACCGCGACGATCTGA
- a CDS encoding cold-shock protein, whose amino-acid sequence MATGTVKWFNSEKGFGFIEQDGGGADVFAHYSNIQAQGFRELQEGQKVTFDVTQGHKGPQAENITLA is encoded by the coding sequence ATGGCAACCGGCACCGTGAAGTGGTTCAACTCCGAAAAGGGCTTCGGCTTCATCGAGCAGGACGGCGGCGGCGCCGACGTCTTCGCGCACTACTCGAACATCCAGGCCCAGGGCTTCCGTGAGCTGCAGGAAGGCCAGAAGGTCACCTTCGACGTCACGCAGGGCCACAAGGGCCCGCAGGCGGAGAACATCACCCTCGCCTGA
- a CDS encoding aspartate aminotransferase family protein yields MTAPDAGRDAGPGPTGLHARHRAVLPDWLTPLYERPIELTHGEGRHVRDADGNRYLDFFGGILTTMTAHALPEVTKAVAEQAGRILHTSTQYLSRPMVDLAERIAALSGIPDARVFFTTSGTEANDTALLLATVHRRSNQILAMRNSYHGRSFSAIGVTGNAGWSPTGLSPLQTLYVHGGVRTRGPYAALSDAAYIDACVADLEDLIGQTAGVAALIAEPVQGVGGFTSPPDGLYAAFREVLDRHGILWISDEVQTGWGRTGDHFWGWQAHARNGPPDLLTFAKGIGNGMSVGGVVARAEVMNCLGANSISTFGGSPVTMAAALANLDHLLAHDLQGNARRVGGLLIERLRAACAGLTAVREVRGRGLMIGVELAVPGTDEPSPRAATLALEAARERGLLIGKGGLTGSVLRIAPSLSLTVEEAETGADILAEALRVAERDMASGRAAP; encoded by the coding sequence GTGACGGCCCCGGACGCCGGACGGGACGCCGGACCGGGCCCCACCGGTCTGCACGCCCGGCACCGCGCCGTGCTGCCCGACTGGCTCACGCCGCTGTACGAGCGGCCCATCGAGCTGACGCACGGCGAGGGCCGCCACGTCCGGGACGCCGACGGCAACCGCTACCTGGACTTCTTCGGCGGCATCCTCACCACCATGACCGCCCACGCGCTGCCCGAGGTCACCAAGGCGGTCGCCGAGCAGGCCGGCCGCATCCTGCACACCTCGACGCAGTACCTGTCCCGGCCCATGGTCGATCTGGCGGAGCGGATCGCGGCGCTCTCCGGCATCCCCGACGCGCGGGTCTTCTTCACCACGTCCGGTACGGAGGCGAACGACACCGCGCTCCTGCTGGCGACGGTCCACCGGCGCTCCAACCAGATCCTGGCGATGCGCAACAGCTACCACGGCCGGTCCTTCTCGGCCATCGGCGTCACGGGCAACGCCGGCTGGTCACCGACCGGCCTGTCCCCGCTCCAGACGCTGTACGTCCACGGGGGCGTGCGTACCCGCGGCCCGTACGCGGCGCTGTCCGACGCCGCGTACATCGACGCCTGCGTCGCCGACCTGGAGGACCTGATCGGCCAGACGGCGGGCGTCGCGGCGCTGATCGCGGAGCCGGTGCAGGGCGTCGGCGGCTTCACCTCGCCGCCCGACGGGCTGTACGCGGCCTTCCGCGAGGTGCTCGACCGGCACGGCATCCTGTGGATCTCGGACGAGGTGCAGACCGGCTGGGGCCGGACCGGCGACCACTTCTGGGGCTGGCAGGCGCACGCCCGGAACGGCCCGCCGGACCTGCTGACCTTCGCCAAGGGGATCGGCAACGGCATGTCCGTCGGCGGCGTCGTCGCCCGCGCCGAGGTGATGAACTGCCTCGGCGCCAACTCGATCTCCACGTTCGGCGGCAGCCCGGTCACCATGGCGGCGGCCCTGGCCAACCTCGACCACCTGCTGGCGCACGACCTCCAGGGGAACGCCCGGCGCGTCGGCGGTCTGCTCATCGAGCGGCTGCGGGCGGCCTGCGCGGGGCTCACGGCCGTACGGGAAGTGCGCGGACGCGGCCTGATGATCGGCGTCGAACTGGCCGTCCCCGGCACCGACGAGCCGTCGCCGCGGGCGGCGACGCTCGCCCTGGAGGCCGCCCGCGAGCGCGGCCTGCTGATCGGCAAGGGCGGCCTGACGGGCTCCGTCCTGCGCATCGCGCCGTCGCTGTCGCTGACGGTCGAGGAGGCGGAGACGGGGGCGGACATCCTCGCGGAGGCGCTGCGGGTGGCGGAGCGGGACATGGCGTCCGGCCGGGCGGCGCCGTAG
- a CDS encoding nitrilase-related carbon-nitrogen hydrolase, protein MADVVRNVVRAALVQASWTGDTESMIAKHEEHARAAAAQGAQVIGFQEVFNAPYFCQVQEPEHYRWAEPVPDGPTTRRMQELARETGMVIVVPVFEVEQSGFYYNTAAVIDADGTVLGTYRKHHIPQVKGFWEKYYFKPGNLGWPVFDTAVGRIGVYICYDRHFPEGWRQLGLNGAQLVYNPSATSRGLSAYLWQLEQPAAAVANEYFVAAINRVGVEEYGDNDFYGTSYFVDPRGQFVGDVASDTKEELVVRDLDFGLIDEVRQQWAFYRDRRPDAYEGLVRP, encoded by the coding sequence ATGGCCGATGTTGTCCGTAACGTCGTACGCGCCGCACTGGTTCAGGCGTCCTGGACCGGCGACACCGAATCGATGATCGCGAAGCACGAGGAACACGCCAGGGCGGCGGCCGCGCAGGGCGCGCAGGTGATCGGCTTCCAAGAGGTCTTCAACGCCCCGTACTTCTGCCAGGTCCAGGAGCCGGAGCACTACCGCTGGGCCGAGCCGGTGCCGGACGGTCCCACCACGCGCCGGATGCAGGAGCTGGCCCGGGAGACCGGCATGGTGATCGTGGTGCCGGTCTTCGAGGTCGAGCAGTCCGGTTTCTACTACAACACCGCGGCCGTCATCGACGCCGACGGCACCGTGCTCGGCACCTACCGCAAGCACCACATCCCGCAGGTCAAGGGCTTCTGGGAGAAGTACTACTTCAAGCCGGGCAACCTGGGCTGGCCGGTCTTCGACACCGCCGTCGGCCGGATCGGCGTCTACATCTGCTACGACCGGCACTTCCCCGAGGGCTGGCGCCAGCTGGGCCTGAACGGCGCCCAGCTCGTCTACAACCCGTCCGCCACCTCCCGCGGCCTGTCCGCCTACCTGTGGCAGCTGGAGCAGCCCGCCGCCGCGGTCGCCAACGAGTACTTCGTCGCGGCGATCAACCGGGTCGGCGTCGAGGAGTACGGCGACAACGACTTCTACGGGACGAGCTACTTCGTCGACCCGCGCGGACAGTTCGTCGGCGACGTCGCCAGCGACACCAAGGAGGAGCTGGTCGTCCGCGACCTGGACTTCGGCCTGATCGACGAGGTGCGGCAGCAGTGGGCCTTCTACCGGGACCGCCGGCCCGACGCGTACGAGGGGCTGGTCCGGCCGTGA
- a CDS encoding FAD-dependent oxidoreductase, with translation MTNNDGASGPDESYESYWIATTPGTSYPPLTEDAEADVTVIGGGIAGLSTAWELARAGRRVVVLEADRIAAGVTGCTTAKLSSLHTLVYDRLRRTRGAEGARRYAESQQAAVERVVEIADLLGVDCDLERGPAFTYVRDPASAGQLRAEAEAAREAGLPASFVTGTGLPFPVAGAVRVEDQAQFHPRAYLLALAEDFRSRGGVIHERTRATGLHEGSPCRVTTESGATVTSRDVVVATHYPVFDRALLFTRLSPRREVVVAAPVDAARDPGGMFITEEEGKRSVRTAPYGDGRRLLIVTGETFKPGTADAGEKFARLTAWMHRHFPGTEVAYRWATQDNDATDTVPLIGPFHPAARHTYVATGFGGWGLSGGVAAGRLLTGLITGDPPPWAGLYDPRRLWSAVREAPAFLKHQAEVGRHFIGDRLRTTHADSVAEIAPGSGAIVRVRGRRCAVHRDEDGTTLAVSARCTHLGCLVAFNATEKAWECPCHGSRFAPDGSVLQGPATEPLERREVE, from the coding sequence ATGACCAACAACGATGGAGCGTCCGGTCCGGACGAGTCGTACGAGTCGTACTGGATCGCGACAACGCCCGGCACGTCCTATCCGCCGCTCACCGAGGACGCCGAGGCCGATGTGACGGTGATCGGCGGCGGGATCGCCGGGCTGAGCACGGCCTGGGAGCTGGCCCGGGCCGGGCGCCGGGTCGTCGTGCTGGAGGCGGACCGGATCGCCGCCGGGGTCACCGGCTGCACGACCGCGAAGCTCTCGTCCCTGCACACCCTGGTCTACGACCGGCTGCGCCGCACCCGTGGCGCCGAGGGGGCCCGCCGGTACGCCGAGTCCCAGCAGGCCGCCGTCGAGCGCGTCGTCGAGATCGCGGACCTGCTGGGCGTCGACTGCGACCTCGAACGCGGCCCGGCGTTCACCTATGTACGGGACCCGGCGAGCGCCGGACAGCTGCGCGCGGAGGCGGAGGCGGCGCGCGAGGCCGGGCTGCCGGCTTCGTTCGTGACCGGGACCGGGCTGCCGTTCCCCGTGGCCGGCGCGGTGCGGGTCGAGGACCAGGCCCAGTTCCACCCGCGCGCGTACCTGCTCGCGCTGGCGGAGGACTTCCGCTCCCGCGGCGGCGTCATCCACGAGCGCACCCGCGCGACCGGCCTGCACGAGGGCTCGCCCTGCCGCGTGACGACCGAGTCGGGCGCCACCGTCACCTCCCGGGACGTGGTGGTCGCCACCCACTACCCGGTCTTCGACCGCGCCCTGCTGTTCACCCGGCTGTCGCCGCGCCGGGAGGTCGTGGTGGCCGCCCCCGTGGACGCCGCCCGCGACCCCGGCGGGATGTTCATCACGGAGGAGGAGGGCAAGCGGTCGGTGCGCACCGCCCCGTACGGCGACGGGCGCCGGCTGCTGATCGTCACGGGCGAGACCTTCAAGCCGGGCACGGCGGACGCCGGCGAGAAGTTCGCGCGGCTGACCGCCTGGATGCACCGGCACTTCCCCGGCACGGAGGTGGCGTACCGCTGGGCGACCCAGGACAACGACGCCACCGACACCGTTCCGCTGATCGGGCCGTTCCACCCGGCCGCCCGCCACACCTATGTCGCCACCGGGTTCGGCGGCTGGGGCCTGAGCGGCGGCGTGGCCGCCGGGCGCCTGCTGACCGGCCTGATCACCGGGGACCCGCCGCCGTGGGCGGGCCTGTACGACCCCCGCCGGCTGTGGAGCGCCGTCCGCGAGGCGCCCGCCTTCCTCAAGCACCAGGCCGAGGTCGGCCGGCACTTCATCGGCGACCGGCTGCGGACGACGCACGCCGACTCGGTGGCGGAGATCGCGCCCGGCTCCGGCGCGATCGTCCGGGTGCGCGGCAGGCGCTGCGCGGTCCACCGGGACGAGGACGGGACCACCCTGGCCGTGTCGGCGCGCTGCACCCACCTGGGCTGTCTGGTCGCGTTCAACGCGACGGAGAAGGCGTGGGAGTGCCCGTGCCACGGCTCCCGCTTCGCGCCGGACGGCTCGGTGCTCCAGGGTCCGGCCACGGAGCCGCTGGAGCGGCGGGAGGTGGAGTAG
- a CDS encoding MBL fold metallo-hydrolase, translating to MTTPRLVPLSPTTWAWTHDSTAWGYSNCGLVASDGEALLMDTQFTLEGTRQLLAAIAGAVPDATITTVVNSHQNGDHTWGNELVGDAEIITSEASAAHRCQEMTPEALSALSRGEPATAVAAYAVEHFGGFDFGGITLTGPTRTFTGSLELTVGRTAVRLLDLGPGHSAGDVALHVPEDGVVFTGDALFRGGHMIVWSGSLSSCVTACDTLLATGATTFVPGHGGLTDRAGLTRFRDELSRIFETATAHAREGTALDEAARLVKAAHAGDLAHPERLFTAVAAAYREAGVPDVPSTTFELVEGMARLAAAG from the coding sequence TTGACCACGCCCCGCCTCGTCCCGCTCTCCCCGACCACCTGGGCGTGGACGCACGACAGCACCGCCTGGGGTTACAGCAACTGCGGTCTGGTCGCGTCCGACGGCGAAGCGCTCCTGATGGACACCCAGTTCACCTTGGAGGGCACCCGGCAGCTACTGGCCGCGATCGCCGGCGCGGTACCGGACGCGACGATCACCACCGTGGTCAACAGCCACCAGAACGGCGACCACACATGGGGCAACGAGCTGGTCGGGGACGCGGAGATCATCACGTCCGAGGCGTCCGCCGCGCACCGGTGCCAGGAGATGACGCCGGAGGCGCTGTCGGCCCTCAGCCGCGGCGAGCCGGCCACCGCGGTCGCGGCCTACGCCGTCGAGCACTTCGGCGGTTTCGACTTCGGCGGCATCACCCTCACCGGACCGACCCGGACCTTCACCGGCAGCCTGGAGCTGACCGTCGGCCGTACGGCGGTGCGCCTGCTGGACCTCGGCCCCGGGCACAGCGCGGGCGATGTCGCGCTGCACGTGCCCGAGGACGGTGTGGTGTTCACCGGCGACGCCCTGTTCCGCGGCGGCCACATGATCGTCTGGTCGGGCTCGCTCTCCTCGTGCGTCACGGCCTGCGACACCCTGCTGGCCACCGGCGCCACCACCTTCGTACCCGGCCACGGGGGGCTGACGGACCGGGCGGGGCTGACGCGGTTCCGCGACGAGCTGTCCCGGATATTCGAGACGGCCACCGCGCACGCCCGCGAGGGCACGGCGCTGGACGAGGCGGCCCGCCTGGTCAAGGCCGCGCACGCGGGCGACCTGGCGCACCCCGAGCGGCTGTTCACCGCGGTCGCGGCGGCCTACCGGGAGGCGGGCGTGCCGGACGTACCGTCCACCACGTTCGAGCTGGTCGAGGGCATGGCCCGGCTGGCGGCCGCCGGGTAG
- a CDS encoding helix-turn-helix domain-containing protein, with protein MSRNQRLGDFLRDWRGPRDPNQVPGFTAKFGHRDRLGITQAEMAVLTGVTEGWYRRLESGRIERPKSEWLERIVRILDLDEAQRHTLFVYARGQVPPPLYRPSGAVDPSTSALIQVQPWPAYLSDSAWDVLLYNAACEKDWPWMKHGINVMIWALTYPEARLQLINWEEDWAKPMASQLRLAAAEQPENRRLAEVVAEIKERDRVAARLLTDDLTTVTHPDGDRRWLYLPGHGDEEFEVTFRCFAPLSDRTQRLMLVVPSDHPAAGLPASGYPAAASRAMPSTSSNVVDGTSGTPASR; from the coding sequence ATGTCCCGTAATCAGCGGCTCGGCGACTTCCTGCGCGACTGGCGCGGCCCGCGGGACCCCAACCAGGTACCGGGTTTCACCGCGAAATTCGGCCACCGGGACCGGCTCGGTATCACGCAGGCCGAGATGGCGGTGCTCACCGGCGTCACCGAGGGCTGGTACCGCAGGCTGGAGTCCGGCCGGATCGAGCGGCCGAAGAGCGAGTGGCTGGAGCGCATCGTGCGCATCCTCGACCTCGACGAGGCACAGCGGCACACCCTCTTCGTGTACGCGCGGGGACAGGTGCCACCGCCCCTCTACCGCCCCTCCGGCGCGGTGGACCCCTCGACGTCCGCGCTCATCCAGGTGCAGCCCTGGCCCGCGTACCTGTCCGACTCGGCGTGGGACGTGCTGCTGTACAACGCGGCCTGCGAGAAGGACTGGCCGTGGATGAAGCACGGCATCAACGTCATGATCTGGGCCCTGACGTACCCGGAGGCCCGCCTCCAGCTGATCAACTGGGAGGAGGACTGGGCCAAGCCGATGGCGTCCCAGCTGCGCCTGGCCGCCGCCGAGCAGCCGGAGAACCGCAGGCTGGCGGAGGTGGTCGCGGAGATCAAGGAGCGCGACCGGGTCGCCGCCCGGCTGCTCACCGACGATCTGACGACGGTCACCCACCCGGACGGCGACCGGCGCTGGCTGTACCTGCCCGGCCACGGTGACGAGGAGTTCGAGGTCACCTTCCGCTGCTTCGCGCCGCTCAGCGACCGTACGCAGCGGCTGATGCTGGTGGTGCCGTCGGACCACCCGGCGGCGGGCCTCCCCGCGTCCGGCTACCCGGCGGCCGCCAGCCGGGCCATGCCCTCGACCAGCTCGAACGTGGTGGACGGTACGTCCGGCACGCCCGCCTCCCGGTAG
- the fabG gene encoding 3-oxoacyl-ACP reductase FabG: MSRSVFITGGNRGIGLAIARAMAADGDKVAVTYRSGEPPAGVLGVKCDITDPEQVEAAFRRIEEAHGPVEVLVANAGITRDALLMRTSEDDFGDVVGTNLTAAYRVAKRAARGMLRARKGRMIFIGSTVGLRGEAGQANYAAAKAGLVGLARSIARELGSRGITANVVAPGLTETDMTAALPQDRLDAMLEEIPLRKAARPEDIAAAVRFLAGEEAAYITGAVIPVDGGAGMGH; this comes from the coding sequence ATGAGCCGCAGCGTCTTCATCACCGGTGGCAACCGAGGCATCGGGCTGGCGATCGCGCGGGCCATGGCCGCCGACGGCGACAAGGTCGCCGTCACGTACCGCTCGGGCGAGCCGCCCGCCGGCGTCCTGGGCGTCAAGTGCGACATCACCGACCCGGAGCAGGTCGAGGCGGCGTTCCGGCGGATCGAGGAGGCGCACGGCCCGGTCGAGGTGCTGGTGGCCAACGCGGGCATCACCCGCGACGCGCTGCTGATGCGGACGTCCGAGGACGACTTCGGCGACGTGGTGGGCACCAACCTCACCGCCGCCTACCGGGTGGCCAAGCGCGCCGCCCGCGGCATGCTGCGGGCCCGCAAGGGCCGCATGATCTTCATCGGCTCGACCGTCGGCCTGCGCGGCGAGGCGGGCCAGGCGAACTACGCGGCGGCCAAGGCCGGCCTGGTCGGCCTCGCCCGCTCCATCGCCCGCGAACTGGGCTCGCGCGGCATCACCGCCAACGTGGTCGCCCCCGGTCTCACCGAGACCGACATGACCGCGGCGCTCCCGCAGGACCGCCTGGACGCCATGCTGGAGGAGATCCCGCTGCGCAAGGCCGCCCGCCCCGAGGACATCGCCGCCGCGGTGCGCTTCCTCGCCGGCGAGGAAGCGGCGTACATCACCGGCGCCGTCATCCCGGTCGACGGCGGCGCGGGCATGGGCCACTGA
- a CDS encoding MarR family winged helix-turn-helix transcriptional regulator, producing MPEKDPHHLATDLGATVSLLMRQLRAVSHAGGLTASQRAAIARIDAGGPTTIAALARAEHVRPQSMRMTVGALEEQGILRRSPHPTDGRQVVFSFTEEGRRVLAETRQAKNNWLAVAIAERLDPAEQDTLAEATALLKRLIQE from the coding sequence ATGCCCGAAAAGGATCCGCACCACCTGGCGACCGACCTGGGCGCCACCGTGAGCCTCCTCATGCGCCAGTTGCGCGCCGTCTCGCACGCCGGCGGGCTCACCGCCTCGCAGCGTGCGGCGATCGCCCGTATCGACGCCGGGGGACCCACCACCATCGCGGCGCTGGCCCGCGCGGAACACGTACGGCCGCAGTCGATGCGGATGACCGTCGGCGCCCTGGAGGAACAGGGAATCCTGCGACGGAGCCCGCATCCGACCGACGGCCGGCAGGTCGTCTTCTCCTTCACCGAGGAGGGGCGGCGGGTGCTCGCCGAGACCCGGCAGGCCAAGAACAACTGGCTCGCCGTCGCCATCGCCGAACGCCTCGACCCGGCCGAACAGGACACCCTGGCCGAAGCCACCGCGCTGCTGAAGCGGCTGATACAGGAATGA
- a CDS encoding MFS transporter encodes MAPLLLGSVLNPVNSTMIATSLVAIARDFHVGAADTAWLVSAMYLASAVAQPSMGRLADRLGPRRVFVAGLVTVLAAGLTGALAPAFPLLTVSRVVLGIGTSAAYPAAMAILRAEAERVGRGTPRAVLGRLSLAALGSAAVGPALGGLLAATAGWRAVFAVNVPLALAALACALAWLPADGRAGSARTTARTASPAGSVDPLGIALFAATLTVAMFFLLDLAHPRWLLLAPTTALTAVLTWWQLRHPAPFLDLRMLARNGALLRTYLRHGLAYLVIYCVLYGYSQWLEEGHGYSAFHAGLIMLPMSGAAAVCSLAGARTKGIRAPLMAAAVCLAIGSGVCLLLGGGTPPALLLLAGALFGIPQGLASTGNQAAVYAQAPADGIGAAAGFQRTAQYLGAIVASSLIGLLYGQRATDAGLHEIAVVGLVLGVLLLVLTAADRALRPRAPAPAQPPATARPAGNTSPTRTHH; translated from the coding sequence ATGGCGCCGTTGCTGCTCGGCTCGGTGCTCAACCCGGTCAACTCGACGATGATCGCCACCTCGCTGGTGGCCATCGCCCGGGACTTCCACGTCGGCGCCGCCGACACCGCCTGGCTCGTCTCCGCCATGTACCTGGCCAGCGCGGTCGCCCAGCCCTCCATGGGCCGGCTGGCCGACCGGCTCGGTCCGCGCCGGGTCTTCGTCGCGGGGCTGGTGACGGTGCTCGCCGCCGGCCTGACCGGCGCGCTCGCACCCGCCTTCCCCCTGCTGACCGTCTCCCGCGTCGTCCTGGGCATCGGCACCTCGGCGGCGTACCCGGCCGCGATGGCGATCCTGCGCGCCGAGGCGGAACGGGTGGGCCGCGGCACACCGCGCGCCGTACTGGGGCGGCTGTCCCTGGCCGCCCTGGGCAGCGCCGCGGTGGGCCCCGCGCTCGGCGGGCTGCTGGCGGCGACCGCGGGCTGGCGCGCGGTCTTCGCGGTGAACGTCCCCCTCGCCCTCGCCGCCCTCGCCTGCGCCCTGGCCTGGCTGCCCGCGGACGGGCGTGCCGGTTCGGCGCGTACGACGGCCCGTACAGCATCTCCCGCGGGGTCCGTCGATCCGCTGGGCATCGCCCTGTTCGCCGCCACCCTCACCGTCGCGATGTTCTTCCTGCTGGACCTCGCACATCCCCGATGGCTGCTGCTGGCGCCGACCACCGCGCTCACCGCCGTCCTGACGTGGTGGCAGCTGCGCCACCCCGCACCGTTCCTGGACCTGCGGATGCTCGCCCGCAACGGCGCGCTGCTGCGCACCTATCTCCGGCACGGGCTGGCCTACCTCGTCATCTACTGCGTGCTGTACGGATACAGCCAGTGGCTGGAGGAAGGGCACGGCTACAGCGCCTTCCACGCCGGGCTGATCATGCTGCCGATGTCCGGGGCGGCCGCCGTGTGCTCCCTCGCCGGTGCCCGTACGAAGGGCATCCGGGCCCCGCTGATGGCCGCCGCGGTGTGCCTCGCCATCGGCAGCGGCGTCTGCCTGCTGCTGGGCGGTGGCACGCCGCCGGCTCTCCTGCTGCTCGCCGGAGCCCTCTTCGGCATCCCCCAGGGCCTCGCCTCCACGGGCAACCAGGCCGCGGTCTACGCGCAGGCGCCGGCCGACGGCATCGGTGCGGCGGCCGGGTTCCAGCGCACCGCGCAGTACCTCGGCGCGATCGTCGCTTCGAGCCTGATCGGGCTGCTGTACGGGCAGCGGGCCACGGACGCGGGGCTGCACGAGATCGCCGTCGTGGGGCTCGTCCTCGGCGTACTGCTGCTCGTACTGACGGCCGCGGACCGCGCGTTGCGCCCCCGGGCCCCCGCACCCGCGCAGCCTCCGGCGACCGCACGCCCCGCCGGGAACACGTCCCCCACCCGCACCCACCACTAG
- a CDS encoding isochorismatase family protein codes for MPVTTLDPTTALVLIDLQKGITALPTVHPAAEIVGRSARLAAAFRARDLPVVLVNVAGGAPGRTEAGRPGGTPPADWAELVPELDRQPTDITVTKRTWGAFHGTGLDAELRRRGVTQIVLAGIATSIGVESTARAAHEHGYHVTVATDAVTDMDEEAHRRSLEKIFPRLGETGPAETVIGLLG; via the coding sequence ATGCCCGTCACCACACTCGACCCCACCACCGCCCTGGTTCTGATCGACCTTCAGAAGGGCATCACCGCACTGCCGACCGTCCACCCCGCCGCTGAGATCGTCGGGCGCTCCGCGCGGCTCGCCGCGGCCTTCCGCGCGCGGGACCTGCCGGTCGTGCTCGTCAACGTCGCGGGCGGCGCCCCGGGCCGTACGGAGGCCGGGCGGCCCGGGGGCACGCCGCCGGCCGACTGGGCGGAGCTGGTGCCGGAACTCGACCGGCAGCCCACGGACATCACCGTCACCAAGCGGACCTGGGGCGCCTTCCACGGCACCGGCCTCGACGCGGAGCTGCGCCGCCGGGGCGTCACGCAGATCGTCCTGGCGGGCATCGCGACGAGCATCGGCGTGGAGTCCACCGCGCGCGCCGCCCACGAGCACGGTTACCACGTCACCGTGGCCACGGACGCGGTGACCGACATGGACGAGGAGGCGCACCGCCGCAGCCTGGAGAAGATCTTCCCCCGGCTGGGCGAGACCGGCCCGGCGGAGACGGTCATCGGCCTGCTGGGCTGA
- a CDS encoding TetR/AcrR family transcriptional regulator has translation MTAAESGAARPGDTRRCIIGAVLRIIGRDGVAAVTNRRIAKEAGVSLGSVTYHFATQHDLLRESLLRFVDEETRRFTALADDSRLDRIGLDEAAALVGQVAGGTDFDSEHIAPFELYVQAGRDERLRTAAAECFAAYDRLAARILTALGVADAERLAGTVVALVTGQQLRRLATGASAADLVDALLLLARGAAPVAAGPPGVPAPPPPGPVSPAGR, from the coding sequence GTGACGGCGGCGGAGTCCGGGGCCGCCCGGCCCGGCGACACCCGGCGCTGCATCATCGGCGCCGTGCTGCGCATCATCGGGCGGGACGGTGTCGCCGCCGTCACCAACCGGCGCATCGCGAAGGAGGCCGGTGTCTCGCTGGGTTCGGTGACGTACCACTTCGCGACGCAGCACGACCTGCTGCGGGAGAGCCTGCTGCGGTTCGTCGACGAGGAGACCCGGCGGTTCACCGCGCTGGCCGACGACAGCCGCCTCGACCGGATCGGCCTGGACGAGGCCGCGGCGCTCGTCGGCCAGGTCGCGGGCGGCACGGACTTCGACAGCGAGCACATCGCGCCGTTCGAACTGTACGTCCAGGCCGGGCGCGACGAGCGGCTGCGGACCGCGGCGGCCGAGTGCTTCGCCGCGTACGACCGGCTGGCGGCCCGCATCCTGACGGCGCTGGGCGTCGCGGACGCCGAGCGGCTGGCCGGCACCGTGGTCGCCCTGGTGACGGGGCAGCAGCTGCGGCGCCTGGCCACCGGCGCGTCCGCCGCGGACCTGGTCGACGCGCTGCTGCTCCTGGCCAGGGGCGCGGCCCCGGTGGCCGCCGGCCCGCCCGGTGTGCCCGCGCCCCCGCCTCCCGGTCCGGTCAGCCCAGCAGGCCGATGA